CGGCTGGCTCCGGCGACGAACGCGACCTTGCCGTCCAGGCTCACGTCACTTCGGGGGGAAGCGCAGCGCCCCGTCGAGGCGGATGATTTCGCCGTTGAGGTAGTCGTTTTCGATGATGCTCTGCGCCAGCTGCGCGTACTCCGTCGACCGGCCCATCCGCTTCGGGAACGGCACCTGCGGACCCCAGTACTGCTCGAGCTGATCGGCCGCCTGACCGTAGGCCGGGGTGTTGATGGTGCCCGGGGCGATGGTGACGACGCGGATGCCCAGCGGTGAGAGGTCACGGGCGGCGTTGAGGGTCATGCCGATGACGCCGCCCTTGGCCGCGGCATAGGGCAGCTGGCCGATCTGGCCCTCGTAACCGGCGATCGAGGCGGTGTTGACGATGACGCCGCGGGCGCCTTCCTCGAGCGGTTCGGTGCGCGCGATTGCCGCCGCGCTCAGCCGCATGATGTTGAACACCGCGGTCAGGTAGTACTTGATCGTCTTCTCGAACGCGTCCATTCCGAGCGGGGAGCCGTCCTTGCCGACCAGCCGCCCGCCGCCCGCCGGGCCGCCGTGGGTGTCGACGCTGATGCGCAGCGGGCCCAGGGCTTCCGCTTCGGCGATGGCCGCCAGCACCGACTCTTCCGACGTGGCGTCGGTCGAGACGTAACGGATGCCGAGCTCGCTCTCCAGTTGCCTGCCCTTGTCGTCGGCCAGATCGGCGACCACGACCTTGGCGCCCGCGCCATGCAGCCGCCGGACCGTGGCCTCGCCGAGGCCGCCCGCGCCACCCACGACGATCGCTGAACTACCTGCGATTTGCATACGATCCCCCTTCTTGCAACTGACGCTCTCGATCTGAGAGAATAACATTCTCATACCGGTCGAGACAGAGATGCGAGGCAATGGGATCGGCGACGGGCATCAAGCCACCGGCTCCGTAGACTGCGCACCAATGACTATCGACGAGCTCCTCGACGCCGCGCGCAACGGTTCTGCGCGGGCGACCGGGCGCTTGTTGAGCTTGGCCGAAAGCCCCCGTCGCAACGAGGTTCTCGACGCGATCGGCCGGGTGGAGCCGCCGCGTGTGGTGGGGGTGACGGGGCCGCCGGGTGCGGGCAAGTCCACAACCGTCGGGGTGCTGGTGGGCGCCTACCGCGAACGGCAGGAACGGGTCGCGGTGCTCGCGGTCGACCCGTCGTCGCCCTACAGCGGGGGAGCGCTGCTCGGCGACCGCATCCGAATGGCGGCTCATATCAACGACCCCGGCGTGCTGATCCGGTCGGTGGCGGCCCGCGGCCATCTCGGCGGTCTGGCCGCGGCGGTGCCGGCGTCGATACAGGTGCTCGCGGCGCTGTCGTACGGGCTGGTGGTGCTCGAGACCGTCGGGGTCGGGCAGTCCGAGATCGAGATCGCCGCGGTGGCCGATCCGACCATCGTCATCCTCAATCCCGGTGCGGGAGATGCCATCCAGGCGGCCAAAGCCGGGCTGCTCGAGGTCGCCGACATCGTGGTGGTCAACAAGGCCGACCGGGACGGCGCCGACCAGACAGTGCGCGATCTGCGTGGGGAGACGTCGGCGCCGATCCTCAAACTTGTTGCCGCGCAGGGTGACGGCATTGCCGAACTGATGGAGGCGATCGAGGCGCACCACCGCGCCGACAGCCCGCACCGACGGGCCGCGCGCGCCCGGGCACAGATCCTGTCGCTGGCGCAGAGCCTGCTGCGCAGCCATCCGGAACTCGACCGGCTCGCCGACGCGGTGGCCGACGGCCGCGACGACGTCTACACCGCCGCCGAGCGCCTCTTCGGTGTTCCGCGGGAGTCGTGACCGCTCGGCAGGTCGAGCATCCGGCGTGACATCAGGATCAGTTGTGCGCGAAGCGTTTCAGCGTCGATATCGGCGACCAGCGGGTGCATGACGGCGACGCTGATCGCGCTCGACAGCATCGCGGCGTGGAGCCGCGCCTCGACACCGGCCTCGGTGCCGAGCAGCGCCGCGTAGAGACGCTCGATGAACCGCTGAAACGGTTCGTGCTCGGCCTGCAACCGGATGATGACCGGGTCGAACTGCAGCACGCTGACCACACCGCGGCGCGAGACGGCCTGGTCGATCATGCGGTCCAGCAGGATCTCGCGCGCCCGCAGTTCGTGTCCCTGAGCCTCGGCCGCTTCCACCGCGTCTTCGAGCCGGCTCAACTCGCGCTCGGTGATCGCGATGACGATCTCTTCCTTGGTCTTGAACTGGCGGTACACCGCCGCCTTGGTCACCCCCATCGCGTCGGCGATCATCTGCAAGGAGGTGCCGCTGACACCGTGCTCCGCGATCAACTTCAGCGCCGCGTCCATCACCCGGGTCTGGGCAGCGGTGCGGGTGATCTCGCTGAACTTCTCTGCGGCCGCCACGAGACGAGGGTAGCCCACCGTTGACCGCCAAGTTGCCGATCGGCTACCGTCCGAGTAGCCGATCGGCAACCAGCTTTGGAGCGGACGATGAAG
The window above is part of the Mycolicibacterium rutilum genome. Proteins encoded here:
- a CDS encoding SDR family NAD(P)-dependent oxidoreductase; the protein is MQIAGSSAIVVGGAGGLGEATVRRLHGAGAKVVVADLADDKGRQLESELGIRYVSTDATSEESVLAAIAEAEALGPLRISVDTHGGPAGGGRLVGKDGSPLGMDAFEKTIKYYLTAVFNIMRLSAAAIARTEPLEEGARGVIVNTASIAGYEGQIGQLPYAAAKGGVIGMTLNAARDLSPLGIRVVTIAPGTINTPAYGQAADQLEQYWGPQVPFPKRMGRSTEYAQLAQSIIENDYLNGEIIRLDGALRFPPK
- a CDS encoding ArgK/MeaB family GTPase — translated: MTIDELLDAARNGSARATGRLLSLAESPRRNEVLDAIGRVEPPRVVGVTGPPGAGKSTTVGVLVGAYRERQERVAVLAVDPSSPYSGGALLGDRIRMAAHINDPGVLIRSVAARGHLGGLAAAVPASIQVLAALSYGLVVLETVGVGQSEIEIAAVADPTIVILNPGAGDAIQAAKAGLLEVADIVVVNKADRDGADQTVRDLRGETSAPILKLVAAQGDGIAELMEAIEAHHRADSPHRRAARARAQILSLAQSLLRSHPELDRLADAVADGRDDVYTAAERLFGVPRES
- a CDS encoding TetR/AcrR family transcriptional regulator is translated as MDAALKLIAEHGVSGTSLQMIADAMGVTKAAVYRQFKTKEEIVIAITERELSRLEDAVEAAEAQGHELRAREILLDRMIDQAVSRRGVVSVLQFDPVIIRLQAEHEPFQRFIERLYAALLGTEAGVEARLHAAMLSSAISVAVMHPLVADIDAETLRAQLILMSRRMLDLPSGHDSRGTPKRRSAAV